Proteins encoded together in one Orrella marina window:
- a CDS encoding UxaA family hydrolase, producing MPESSLQLSSVDPVGSQAADQGQSPSVSPVIKLDAADNVVVARQEIAAAVSLPEFNVVTQGVIPLGHKVAIHAIKQGEPVLKYNTVIGYASEDIAPGMHLHSHNIVFDEVIKDYAPGRDYVPTDLLPVEQRATFMGYVRADGQVATRNVIGIFITVNCSATVARKISRYFDEERMAQYPNVDAVVAFVHEQGCGMEMTGEPMDLLRRTLAGYIRHPNVAGALVVSLGCERNNLAQFFKEQGLQTGKMLKALTMQEVGGTQAAVKQGIAVVRDMLEQANQAVRTPCSAEHLIVGLQCGGSDGFSGLSANPGLGKAVDILVRHGGTAILSETPEIFGVEHTLTARSRTPEVGRKLIERIDWWLKYNEGRDTQINGRVSPGNNAGGLANILEKSLGGAKKAGSSGMMEVYKYAEPVTERGFVFMDTPGYDPVSATGQIAGGANLICFTTGRGSCFGSYPAPTIKLASNSTMYERMREDMDINCGGVIDGTQTLDELGQEIFETILKIASGNHSRSEALGVGEEEFCPWPIGVVA from the coding sequence ATGCCTGAGTCGTCCCTTCAGTTGTCCAGTGTTGATCCAGTCGGATCGCAGGCTGCAGATCAAGGCCAGAGCCCATCTGTCAGTCCAGTCATCAAGCTTGATGCGGCAGATAACGTCGTGGTCGCTCGACAGGAAATTGCGGCAGCGGTATCGCTGCCAGAATTCAATGTGGTGACGCAAGGTGTCATTCCACTTGGGCACAAAGTTGCGATTCACGCTATCAAACAGGGTGAACCGGTTCTCAAGTACAACACCGTTATTGGGTATGCCTCTGAGGACATTGCTCCTGGTATGCATCTGCACAGTCATAACATCGTGTTTGATGAGGTCATCAAGGACTACGCGCCGGGACGCGATTATGTGCCGACAGACCTACTGCCCGTGGAGCAGCGTGCCACCTTCATGGGTTATGTCAGGGCGGATGGCCAGGTTGCCACCCGCAACGTAATCGGGATATTCATCACGGTGAACTGTTCAGCGACGGTCGCCCGCAAGATCTCGCGTTATTTTGATGAAGAGCGGATGGCGCAATATCCAAATGTTGATGCCGTGGTGGCATTTGTCCATGAGCAGGGATGCGGCATGGAGATGACGGGCGAACCCATGGATCTGCTGCGCAGAACCTTGGCAGGCTACATCCGCCATCCCAATGTCGCTGGTGCACTGGTAGTCTCGCTTGGCTGTGAACGTAACAATCTTGCGCAGTTTTTCAAAGAGCAGGGGCTGCAGACAGGCAAGATGCTCAAAGCGCTGACGATGCAGGAGGTGGGCGGAACGCAGGCGGCTGTGAAGCAGGGGATTGCTGTGGTTAGGGATATGCTTGAGCAGGCCAATCAGGCTGTTCGTACGCCTTGCTCAGCCGAGCATCTGATTGTCGGTCTTCAGTGTGGGGGGTCAGATGGGTTCTCCGGGTTGTCGGCCAACCCGGGGCTCGGGAAGGCAGTGGATATTCTGGTGCGTCATGGTGGCACCGCAATACTGTCAGAAACGCCGGAGATCTTCGGCGTGGAGCACACCTTGACGGCCCGATCCAGAACACCTGAAGTCGGGCGCAAGTTAATTGAGCGAATTGACTGGTGGCTCAAGTACAACGAAGGGCGGGATACCCAGATTAATGGCCGGGTCTCGCCAGGCAACAATGCCGGCGGACTGGCCAACATACTTGAGAAAAGTCTGGGCGGAGCCAAGAAAGCGGGTTCGAGCGGCATGATGGAGGTCTACAAATATGCGGAGCCCGTCACAGAGCGTGGGTTTGTGTTCATGGATACGCCTGGCTATGACCCGGTTTCCGCGACCGGTCAAATTGCGGGTGGTGCCAATCTGATCTGCTTCACGACTGGCCGGGGCTCCTGTTTTGGGTCTTATCCAGCCCCAACCATCAAGCTCGCGTCCAACTCGACCATGTATGAACGCATGAGAGAGGACATGGATATCAATTGCGGTGGAGTCATCGATGGAACCCAGACACTCGACGAGTTGGGGCAGGAGATATTCGAAACGATCCTGAAAATCGCTTCCGGCAATCACTCCCGTAGTGAGGCGCTGGGTGTGGGAGAGGAAGAGTTCTGTCCCTGGCCTATCGGTGTCGTTGCATGA
- a CDS encoding CaiB/BaiF CoA transferase family protein — protein MSLPLAGIRILAVEQYGAGPFGTQHLADMGAEVIKIENPHDAGDVSRSVGPHFLENGDSLFFEGFNRNKKSIQLDLKHPEGVKVLHRLLEGAHVLFNNLRGDLPAKLGLTYADVCHIRKDLVCVHLSAYGRDGSRASWPGYDYLMQAEAGYLSLTGEPDGPPSRFGLSMVDLMTGTTAALGIVSALLGARETGKGMDVDVSLFDVALHNLAYLATWYLNAGHMTTRAPGSAHPSLVPSQLYRTLDGWIFIMCNKEKFWPVMAELMDHPEWAQRPEYKTFADRLANREAFNQEVEAVMQTRTTSTWMEKFAGSVPAAPVFDVAQALENPFVKERQGILAGERSGHLGQSASVDAVSHVKAIASPLRFSGASAPAKASPAMGQHTDEILNKAGLTPDQIRFLKENGVV, from the coding sequence ATGAGTTTGCCGCTTGCCGGGATCCGGATTCTGGCGGTTGAGCAGTATGGGGCCGGCCCGTTTGGTACCCAGCATCTGGCCGACATGGGTGCTGAAGTCATCAAAATCGAGAACCCCCACGATGCAGGAGATGTCAGCCGCTCGGTCGGACCCCATTTTCTGGAGAATGGGGACAGTCTGTTCTTCGAGGGATTCAACCGTAACAAGAAGAGCATCCAGCTTGATTTGAAGCACCCGGAGGGTGTGAAGGTATTGCACCGGTTGCTGGAGGGCGCTCATGTCCTTTTCAACAACCTGCGTGGAGATCTTCCAGCAAAACTCGGCCTAACCTATGCTGACGTCTGCCACATTCGCAAGGATCTGGTTTGCGTTCACCTGTCCGCCTATGGCAGGGATGGCTCGCGGGCTAGTTGGCCTGGATATGACTACCTGATGCAGGCCGAAGCCGGTTATCTTTCCCTGACGGGTGAACCCGATGGTCCACCTAGCCGGTTTGGGCTTTCGATGGTTGATCTGATGACTGGTACGACCGCAGCGCTGGGGATTGTGAGTGCCTTGCTTGGCGCGCGCGAGACAGGCAAGGGGATGGATGTCGATGTCAGTCTGTTTGATGTGGCGCTCCATAACCTCGCTTATCTTGCAACCTGGTATCTGAACGCTGGTCATATGACCACCCGCGCACCAGGTTCAGCTCACCCGTCACTTGTTCCAAGCCAGTTATACAGGACTCTGGATGGCTGGATTTTCATCATGTGCAACAAGGAAAAATTCTGGCCAGTCATGGCTGAGTTGATGGATCATCCTGAATGGGCGCAGCGACCGGAATACAAAACCTTCGCTGACAGGCTTGCCAATCGCGAGGCGTTCAATCAGGAAGTCGAAGCAGTCATGCAAACTCGCACGACTAGTACATGGATGGAGAAATTTGCAGGAAGTGTGCCAGCAGCACCTGTCTTCGACGTGGCTCAGGCGCTGGAGAATCCCTTCGTAAAAGAGCGTCAAGGCATTCTGGCGGGCGAGCGATCCGGTCATCTCGGTCAGTCTGCAAGCGTTGATGCGGTGTCTCATGTCAAGGCAATCGCTTCGCCTCTGCGATTCTCCGGTGCCAGTGCGCCGGCCAAGGCATCGCCTGCGATGGGGCAGCATACAGACGAAATTTTAAACAAGGCTGGTCTCACGCCCGATCAAATCCGGTTTCTCAAAGAAAACGGAGTAGTCTGA
- a CDS encoding DMT family transporter — MAWLLLGIAGLLEVAWAYAMKLSNGFTRIIPTTIMLVTMLGSFGLLATAMRQLPLGTAYMIWTGIGAVGAFLMGVVFLGESVSPMRIAAAILITSGIVLMKLAS, encoded by the coding sequence ATGGCCTGGCTTCTGCTTGGCATCGCAGGGCTTCTGGAAGTGGCGTGGGCTTACGCCATGAAGCTTTCCAATGGCTTTACTCGCATCATTCCCACCACCATCATGCTGGTCACCATGCTGGGCTCCTTTGGTCTGCTCGCGACCGCAATGCGACAGTTGCCACTTGGAACTGCATACATGATCTGGACTGGCATCGGTGCGGTCGGTGCATTTCTGATGGGTGTCGTGTTTCTGGGCGAATCAGTTTCACCGATGAGAATCGCAGCCGCAATTCTCATCACCTCTGGCATTGTGCTGATGAAACTAGCTTCCTGA
- a CDS encoding acyl-CoA dehydrogenase family protein translates to MQHDQTQDQDQEQEQLILDGLERFLEQVVEPHAWQLEHDDEYPAEIVEKMKDMGLFGCLIDTKYGGLGLSTLTYARMIERISRVWMSVAGIINSHLIMAMCVQRNGTEEQKAYFLPKFATGELRGGIALTEPDCGTDLQAIRTVARRDGDVYIVNGTKMWISNGIYGNCFAVLVKTDTSATPAHKGMSLFIAEKGDGFTASRKLEKLGYKGIDSAELVFGQYRVPASNLIGGKEGKGLQMILNGLELGRINVAARGVGLAQAALDEAVKYSQQRKTFGKPICEHQAIQIKLGDMATRTEASRLLVERAARAYDRGERCDMEAGMAKLFATESAMENSAEAMRIHGGYGYSKEYLVERFYRDAPLLVIGEGTNELQRIIIARQLIERNKI, encoded by the coding sequence ATGCAGCACGACCAGACGCAGGATCAGGATCAGGAGCAGGAACAACTCATCCTGGACGGGCTTGAACGTTTTCTTGAGCAGGTTGTTGAACCTCACGCCTGGCAACTCGAGCACGACGATGAGTACCCAGCCGAGATCGTGGAAAAGATGAAGGACATGGGGTTGTTTGGTTGTCTGATCGATACGAAGTATGGCGGACTGGGATTGTCGACCCTGACCTATGCCAGGATGATCGAACGCATCTCGCGAGTCTGGATGTCGGTCGCGGGCATTATCAACTCGCATTTGATCATGGCCATGTGCGTACAACGTAATGGCACGGAGGAACAGAAAGCGTATTTCCTTCCAAAATTTGCGACAGGCGAATTACGAGGGGGGATTGCGCTGACCGAGCCTGATTGCGGAACGGATCTGCAGGCCATTCGTACTGTTGCCAGACGGGATGGAGATGTCTACATCGTTAACGGGACCAAGATGTGGATAAGCAATGGTATTTACGGAAATTGCTTTGCTGTCCTGGTCAAAACTGATACCAGTGCAACGCCAGCCCATAAAGGAATGTCTCTATTCATTGCCGAGAAAGGCGATGGGTTTACAGCCAGTCGCAAGCTTGAAAAACTCGGGTACAAGGGTATCGACTCTGCAGAGTTGGTGTTTGGCCAGTATCGCGTGCCAGCATCCAATCTGATTGGCGGCAAGGAAGGCAAGGGTCTGCAGATGATTTTGAATGGTCTGGAACTTGGCCGTATCAACGTAGCAGCCCGTGGTGTTGGTCTGGCGCAGGCAGCTCTGGACGAGGCGGTCAAGTACTCTCAGCAGCGCAAGACCTTTGGCAAGCCGATTTGTGAGCACCAAGCCATTCAGATCAAGCTGGGAGATATGGCAACCAGAACCGAAGCCTCGAGATTGCTGGTTGAGCGGGCAGCAAGAGCATACGACCGCGGCGAGCGGTGTGATATGGAGGCGGGGATGGCCAAGTTGTTTGCCACTGAAAGCGCCATGGAGAACAGCGCAGAAGCGATGCGCATTCATGGTGGCTACGGATATTCCAAGGAGTATCTGGTTGAGCGCTTTTACCGGGACGCACCATTGCTGGTGATTGGAGAAGGTACCAATGAGTTGCAGCGAATCATCATCGCCAGACAGTTGATTGAAAGGAACAAAATATGA
- a CDS encoding NADPH-dependent FMN reductase, translating into MSQFKIAIIAGSLRKDSYNVRLGQAISSMLPEGFEAKLIEIGDLPLYNQDEDYTPAASVARLREEIKGVDAVIFATPEYNRSIPGVLKNALDHASRPWGESVWQGKPAGVIGVAGGAIGTAMAQQHLRNILAALNMPTMGHPEAFLQYSDDLFDDQGGIGAKSRDFVQGWVDSFAKWVKTHVK; encoded by the coding sequence ATGTCACAATTTAAAATTGCCATTATCGCTGGAAGCCTTCGCAAGGACTCTTATAACGTCCGTCTCGGACAGGCCATTTCATCCATGCTCCCTGAGGGATTCGAGGCCAAATTGATTGAGATCGGCGATCTGCCACTTTACAACCAGGACGAGGACTACACTCCGGCAGCTTCTGTGGCTCGCCTGCGTGAGGAAATCAAAGGCGTAGACGCAGTGATATTTGCAACACCTGAGTACAATCGTTCAATCCCCGGTGTTCTGAAAAACGCTTTGGATCACGCATCTCGTCCTTGGGGTGAAAGCGTATGGCAAGGCAAGCCAGCTGGTGTCATCGGTGTTGCAGGTGGAGCAATCGGAACCGCCATGGCGCAGCAGCATCTGCGTAACATTCTGGCTGCTTTGAATATGCCCACGATGGGTCATCCCGAAGCATTCCTTCAGTATAGCGATGATCTGTTTGATGATCAGGGTGGAATTGGAGCCAAGAGCCGTGACTTCGTTCAAGGCTGGGTGGACTCGTTCGCCAAATGGGTCAAGACACATGTGAAGTGA
- a CDS encoding MmgE/PrpD family protein — protein MTETSVPAPGQSISEQIAAYAAEFDASHIPREAQARARELMLDATGIALASHGYPFSERAMAAIASLNAGGQSAVIGSATRLDIRNAALMNGILIHGLDYDDTHARGVIHATSSIFPTVMSLAADLNRSVQDMVSAYVLGVEVATRLGSVVKGGFHQVGFHPTGLIGAFGCTVAAGWLLGLNEQQLVDAQGLVLSMGAGSMEFLEDGAWNKRMHPGWAAVSGITAATLGKHGYKGTRLAYEGRFGLYRSHLGEHAACDLALATQGLSKEWEVTQISVKPMPACHFTHAAVDAAIRIHRQGVRPQDIERIEVLIPQEVIKTVCEPQDSKRKPANSYEAQFSIPYLVGTALVHGRLTLDDIDPPALFDPAVLALAQRIDYRADPDSAFPKYYDGEVIVQLRDGTTIREREPVNRGASDRPLSRDDICIKFRDNAHRQVSPERAEVIESLFIGSDAGMSARALAESLGQTETVSA, from the coding sequence ATGACTGAGACAAGCGTTCCTGCACCCGGACAGTCCATATCAGAACAGATCGCAGCCTATGCTGCAGAATTCGATGCCAGTCATATCCCGCGCGAAGCTCAGGCCAGGGCGCGCGAACTGATGCTCGATGCAACAGGCATTGCACTGGCGTCTCATGGCTATCCATTTTCAGAGAGAGCGATGGCGGCGATTGCATCGCTCAATGCAGGTGGGCAGTCTGCGGTGATCGGATCGGCAACCCGCCTCGATATTCGTAATGCGGCGCTCATGAATGGCATTCTGATTCACGGGCTGGATTACGACGACACGCACGCAAGGGGTGTCATTCATGCGACTTCTTCGATTTTTCCGACTGTGATGTCGTTAGCGGCCGACCTGAATCGCAGCGTCCAGGATATGGTGTCGGCTTATGTACTGGGTGTCGAGGTCGCCACCCGGCTTGGCTCTGTTGTCAAAGGTGGGTTTCACCAAGTCGGTTTTCATCCGACTGGCTTGATTGGCGCGTTCGGGTGTACGGTGGCTGCGGGCTGGCTGCTTGGTTTGAATGAGCAACAACTGGTCGATGCGCAAGGACTGGTGTTGTCGATGGGAGCTGGCAGCATGGAGTTTCTTGAAGACGGCGCCTGGAACAAACGCATGCACCCAGGGTGGGCTGCGGTGTCGGGGATCACGGCAGCGACGCTTGGCAAGCACGGATACAAGGGAACGCGGCTCGCCTACGAGGGACGGTTCGGGCTCTATCGCAGTCACCTGGGAGAACATGCAGCCTGTGATCTGGCTCTTGCCACGCAAGGGCTTTCTAAAGAGTGGGAAGTTACACAGATCAGTGTCAAACCGATGCCAGCGTGCCACTTCACTCATGCTGCAGTGGACGCCGCGATCCGCATTCACAGGCAGGGTGTTCGTCCGCAGGACATTGAGCGAATCGAAGTACTGATTCCTCAAGAGGTCATCAAGACCGTTTGTGAGCCACAGGACTCCAAGCGCAAACCAGCCAACTCATACGAGGCGCAGTTCAGCATTCCGTATCTGGTTGGAACCGCTCTGGTGCATGGTCGCCTGACACTCGACGACATTGATCCGCCTGCCTTGTTTGATCCGGCTGTTCTCGCGCTCGCACAACGCATTGATTACCGAGCAGATCCAGACAGTGCCTTTCCAAAGTACTACGACGGCGAGGTCATTGTGCAATTACGTGACGGCACCACGATCCGGGAGCGGGAGCCCGTTAATCGCGGGGCCAGTGATCGACCGCTCAGCCGTGACGACATCTGCATCAAGTTTCGGGATAACGCCCATAGACAAGTCAGCCCCGAGCGCGCAGAGGTCATCGAGTCCCTGTTTATTGGCAGTGACGCAGGGATGAGTGCCCGGGCGCTAGCAGAAAGTCTCGGCCAGACTGAGACGGTGTCTGCCTGA